The genomic window CCGAAAGGCTATCATTACAATGTCAAAGAAAGAGGCGTGATGTTGTCTTCGGGGCAGCGTCAATTAATCTCATTTTTAAGAGCCTACGTGACCAATCCAAAAATTTTAATATTGGATGAAGCCACCGCTTCGATAGATTCTTATGCCGAACAACTCATTCAAAAGGCGACTCAGAAAATCACACACGGACGTACGTCGATCGTCATTGCGCATCGCTTGGCAACCGTCAAAAAAGCAGATACAATTATTGTGTTGGATGCGGGTGAAATCGTTGAAAAAGGCACCCATGCAGACTTGTTGAAAAATAAAGAGGGGCATTACCGAAATTTATACGATGCTCAGTTTTTAACTAAAAATAGTTAACGTTAAGATAAATCGGCTTTGATTTTCTCGATCAAATCTTGCGTATCTGTATAGATCACAAACTCTCCGTTATTTACATAGGAAAGCTGTCCAGTTTCCTCACTCACCACAAGAGCCAGTGCATCTGTTTTTTCAGTAATTCCAATCGCAGCACGGTGGCGTAGTCCAAAGCGGGAAGGGATGTTTTTCTCGTTATTAACAGGGAGAATTACTCGTGTAGCCTTGATTACGTTTTCTGAAATTATAATAGCCCCATCATGAAGGGGACTGTTCTTAAAAAAGATACTTTCCAGAATAGGTTGCGTCACGGTAATTTTCATGTCATCTCCCGTTTCTACCAAAAAATCTAAATTATTATTGCGTTCAATCACAATCAATGCCCCAGTTTTGCTGCTGCCCATTTTGGTGCAGGATTTTACAATGACTTCAGCATCAGAAGCCGTATTCTGTTGTGCTTTTACAAAACTAAAACGTTTCATAAAGGAACCGCTTTTGCTCAAATTTGTGGAGCCAATCATTAATAAAAACTTACGAATTTCTGGTTGAAACACTACAATTAAAGCAATGATTCCAACACTCATAAAACCGCCTAAGATTTTGCTTAGCATGCGCATCTGTAACACATCTACCAATAAATAAAAGAGGTAAAAAATTACAATCCCAAAAAAGATATTGATGGCAACGGTGCCTTTGATCAATTTATAGACATAGTACAGCAAAAATGCGACTAAAGCAATGTCGATAAGGTCTAATATATTGAAGTTTAATAAGTCTTTGAATATGTCCACTTGGTCTGAAAATTTTAATAAATATAATAAATATAATAAATATAAAATGAACGCTATTTTTGAAGCGCCTTATGAAGTTGAATGCATTCCATGGCTTCTTTCACATCGTGAACCCTTAAGAGTTTCGCACCTTTTTGAAGTGCCACCATATGCAGTGCTGTACTGCCGTTAAGCGCTTGGTTTGCTGTCGTATTTAAGGTTTTATAAATCATCGATTTTCTAGAAACTCCCGCCAAAAGAGGGAGGTTTAAGTTGTTGTAATAATCGAACATCGCTAAAAGTTCAAAATTCTGTTCAATAGTTTTCGAGAAGCCAAACCCAAGATCTAAAATGATATCTTTTAGTTGGTGTGTTCTTGCCAATTGAATCCGTTCAGTAAAATAAGTATAAACCTCTTTTACCACATCCGAATAGTTGGTCATTTTTTGCATCGTTTGCGGTGTGCCGCGCATGTGCATCATAATATAAGGGACACCGAGCGTTCCAACCGTTTCAAACATTAAGGGATCTAATTGACCCCCAGAAATATCATTGACCATTGCGGCACCAGCTTCAATGGATGTTTTAATAACACGGCTTCTAAAACTATCAATCGAAATACGGCTCTCAGGAAAGGTCTTGACAACGGAGTTCACAATGGGAATAAGTCGTTTTAATTCTTCCTCTTCCGAAACAAAATCAGCGCCTGGTTGCGAGCTATAAGCACCAATATCGATAAAAGTAGCCCCTTCCTTCAGTAATTTTTCAACTTGTGTTAACATACTTTTTTTGTCTTTAAAGCGTCCACCATCATAAAATGAGTTGGGAGTCACATTCAAAATACCCATCACTTTAGGAGTGTTGAGGTCAATTAGTTGGCCGTTACAATTGAGAGTCATAAAAAGGTATTGTTGGTTGTTTTTGTCAAGATTTAAAACTTTAAACCATAAATCTTGATGTTTTGAATATTTTAAGCGAAATTTACGGAAAATTCGATTTATTTCATGCAAAATACTTCAAAAGAATACGATGCCGTTGTACAAGTCTGCCAAGATCTGTTTAGTAAAAAGATGAAAGACTATGGATGCGCATGGCGAATTCTTAGATTACCTTCGTTAACAGACCAGATTTTCATCAAGGCACAGCGCATTAGAGGACTTCAGCAAAACGCCATTCAAAAGGTAGAGGAGGGCGCTGCAAGTGAGTTTGTGGGGATCATTAATTATTGCGTCATGGCACTCATTCAAATTGAAAAGGGAGTTGTGGAGCAGCCCGACTTGTCATTTGAGGAAGCGGTAGCGTTGTATGAAGACAAAATTGCGGTCACCAAACAGTTGATGCTGGATAAAAATCACGATTATGGCGAAGCCTGGCGCGATATGCGTGTGAGTTCCTTGACCGATTTGATTTTACAAAAATTATTACGGGTCAAACAAATAGAAGACAATGCCGGCCACACCCTTGTTAGCGAGGGAATTGACGCCAATTATCAGGATATGATCAATTATGCCATCTTTGCTTTAATTCACTTAAACGAATCTTAATATGAAAATCTTAGTTCCTTTCTCTCGTATTTTTGTTGGAATTTTATTTATAATTTCAGGCTTTATAAAACTCAATGATCCTTTGGGGTTTTCTTATAAACTTCAAGAATATTTTAGTGCAGAGGTTTTAAATATTCCTTTTTTGGAACCCTATGCGCTTATCATTTCTGTTTTGGTGGTGGTTTTTGAAGTCGTTCTTGGCGTGTTTTTATTGATTGGATACAAGCCAAAATTCACCGTATGGAGCTTGTTGCTCATGATTGTGTTTTTTACGTTTCTCACCTTTTATTCTGCATACTTTGATAAAGTGAAGGATTGTGGATGTTTTGGCGATGCTTTAAAATTAACCCCTTGGGAAAGCTTCACAAAAGATGTGGTCTTATTGGCGTTTGTATTGATTTTGTTTTTTGGAAAATCGTACATCACTCCTATATTTAAGCCGTTACCAAACACTATTCTTGCACTTCTGAGTTTTATAGCCAGTCTTGCTTTTGGATACCATGTGTTGATGCATTTACCGAGTATTGATTTTAGAGCTTACAAAATAGGGGATAACCTCATTAAAAACATGAGTACCCCTGTAGATGCGCCTAAAGCCGTTCAAGAATTTACATGGGTTTTTAATGTAAATGGAGAAGAAAAAACAATTGTAACCGATGGGTCTTATCCCAATGTTGAGGGTGATTACGTGAGTGTAGAAACGGAAGTTATTGACGAAGGCTATCAGCCCTCCATTTTGGATTTCTCGATAGAATCTGAGGATGAAGATTTGACCAACGCTTTTCTTAACGAAGAAAAACTCATCATGATTGTATCTTATAATTTGGACACCGCAGAAAAAGAAGGCTTGCAAAACCTGAAAGCCTTATCGGAAAATGCACAGGCGAAAGGCTATACTGTTATTGGGTTAAGTGCTTCTGGAGAAGATGCAATTTCCAAAATAAATGAAACCTACGGACTTAATTTTGAGTTTTATCTATGTGATGAAAAAGCTCTCAAAACCGTGGTGCGTTCCAACCCAGGTGTCTTGGAATTAAATAAAGGTACGGTCCAACAAAAAGTACACTGGAATGACATTGATAATTTAGATCTTTAAACCTTTTGGGGAGATATATATTAAAAAAAATACAGCATTCATTTTGGACACTTTTAGGAGTTGTCACCACTATATTTTTTCTATTCAATGTCTTGCCCGGCGATCCGGCACAAATGATGCTAGGTCAAAATGAAGACCAAGCACAATTGGCAATCGTAAAACAAAAATATGGATTTGATCAGCCTGTACTTACACAATATTTGTACTATCTAAATGATTTATCACCCTTGTCATTTCATTCAAATTCCGATGAAGATTACACCTTTTTAGAATCCCATCCTTACAGTTTTCAATCCTTGTTTAAAACCGTCAATACCACCGTCGTTTTAAAATATCCATACCTTCGTACGTCCTTCACCAAGCAAGGAAAAAAAGTCAGTCAAATACTTAAAGAAACACTTCCAAACACCATTATTCTGGCGGTTGCTTCTATTTGTGTGGCGTTGGTATTGGGGCTATTTTTAGGAGTGATTTCCGCATTGTATAAAGACCATTGGGTCGATAAAACAATTTTGGTAGTCAGTACTTTTGGGATGAGTTTGCCTTCTTTTTTTAGTGCTATTTTGGCCGCTTGGATTTTTGGATTTTTATTACACCACTACACGGGATTGGAAATGACGGGGAGTCTTTATGAATTGGATGACTTTGGAGAGGTCTATCAATTAAAACTAAAAAACTTAATATTACCCGCCTTGGTTCTAGGAATCCGTCCGTTGGCGGTTGTTACACAACTGATGCGTAACTCATTGTTAGAAGTCTTTAATCAAGATTATATTCGCACCGCACGTGCCAAAGGCTTGAGTGAATTTCAAATTATTACCAAACACGCGATGAAAAATGCGCTCAATCCCGTGGTTACTGCGATCTCAGGTTGGTTTGCCTCTCTGTTGGCTGGCGCTGTTTTTGTAGAATATATATTTGCATGGAATGGATTGGGTAAAGAAATCGTAAATGCACTAAACACCTTAGATTTACCCGTAATTATGGGGGCTGTTTTAATAATTGCCCTTACTTTTGTGCTGATCAATATTTTTGTTGATATTATTTACACCTATTTAGATCCAAAAATTAAATTAGACTCTTAAATAAAATTTCAAAATGAAACACATATTTTTAGTATCACTCTTCGTTAGTACACTGTTAAGTTGTCAAAATCGCGTCGAAACTGAATTTTCAGAGGCCGCTTTAAACGATGCGTTTGTGACACTAAATGGAGATTCTATTTTATTTAAAACCATTTTGGAAAACCACCAAGGCAACACTGTTTTTATAGATGTTTGGGCCTCTTGGTGTAAAGATTGTTTGGAAGGCTTGCCAAGTGTGAAAGCACTTCAGGCGAAGCATTCCGAAGTTGATTTTGTGTATTTATCTTTAGATAAAACGCAAAAGGCTTGGAGAAAAGGGGTCGATAGATTAGAAATTAAAGGCGATCATTACTTGATGCAATCTGGATGGAAAGGAGCCATGGGCACATTTTTAGATTTGGATTGGATTCCTCGCTATATGATTATTGACAAACAAGGAACGATTAAAGTTTTTAATGCCATTAAAACATCAGATATAACACTAATAAATAATTTAAAATGAGAAAACAAATTGTAGCAGGAAATTGGAAAATGAATAACGACTATGTTGATTCAGAATTATTCGTTTCTAAACTGCTGAAGGAATTGAAACACAGTAAAGCAGAAGTTATTATTGCACCCCCATTTACGAGTCTTTTAGCATCTTCAAACTCAGTTAAAGGCAGTCGAGTTATAGTGGCTGCTCAAAACATGCATTTTGCAGAAAACGGAGCTTATACAGGTGAGATCAGTGCAGCAATGCTTCAAAGTGTTGGCGTTAAAACGGTTATTTTAGGACACAGTGAGCGTCGTGCGTATTTTAATGAAACCGATGCCCTTTTAGCTAAAAAAGTAGATACGGCATTAGCTCACAATATGCGTGCGATATTCTGTTTTGGAGAAGAATTGGAAGATCGTAAATCGGGAAATGAAGAAACGATTGTCGAAGGACAAATTAAGAATGCCTTATTTCATTTGCCAGCATCTGCCTGGGAGCATATTGTATTGGCTTATGAGCCAGTTTGGGCCATTGGAACAGGGGAAACAGCATCTCCACAACAAGCACAAGACATGCATGCTTTTATACGTCAAACCATTGCGAACCAATATTCAGCGGACTTAGCAGCTGAGGTTTCTATTTTGTATGGTGGAAGTGTGAAGCCCGCAAATGCAAAAGAAATTTTTTCAAAAACAGATGTTGATGGCGGTCTAATTGGCGGCGCAGCATTGGATGTAGAGCAATTTACAGCCATCATAAACGCATTTT from Formosa sp. Hel1_33_131 includes these protein-coding regions:
- a CDS encoding TlpA family protein disulfide reductase; amino-acid sequence: MKHIFLVSLFVSTLLSCQNRVETEFSEAALNDAFVTLNGDSILFKTILENHQGNTVFIDVWASWCKDCLEGLPSVKALQAKHSEVDFVYLSLDKTQKAWRKGVDRLEIKGDHYLMQSGWKGAMGTFLDLDWIPRYMIIDKQGTIKVFNAIKTSDITLINNLK
- the folP gene encoding dihydropteroate synthase, with product MTLNCNGQLIDLNTPKVMGILNVTPNSFYDGGRFKDKKSMLTQVEKLLKEGATFIDIGAYSSQPGADFVSEEEELKRLIPIVNSVVKTFPESRISIDSFRSRVIKTSIEAGAAMVNDISGGQLDPLMFETVGTLGVPYIMMHMRGTPQTMQKMTNYSDVVKEVYTYFTERIQLARTHQLKDIILDLGFGFSKTIEQNFELLAMFDYYNNLNLPLLAGVSRKSMIYKTLNTTANQALNGSTALHMVALQKGAKLLRVHDVKEAMECIQLHKALQK
- the tpiA gene encoding triose-phosphate isomerase, which translates into the protein MRKQIVAGNWKMNNDYVDSELFVSKLLKELKHSKAEVIIAPPFTSLLASSNSVKGSRVIVAAQNMHFAENGAYTGEISAAMLQSVGVKTVILGHSERRAYFNETDALLAKKVDTALAHNMRAIFCFGEELEDRKSGNEETIVEGQIKNALFHLPASAWEHIVLAYEPVWAIGTGETASPQQAQDMHAFIRQTIANQYSADLAAEVSILYGGSVKPANAKEIFSKTDVDGGLIGGAALDVEQFTAIINAF
- a CDS encoding ABC transporter permease, with protein sequence MGRYILKKIQHSFWTLLGVVTTIFFLFNVLPGDPAQMMLGQNEDQAQLAIVKQKYGFDQPVLTQYLYYLNDLSPLSFHSNSDEDYTFLESHPYSFQSLFKTVNTTVVLKYPYLRTSFTKQGKKVSQILKETLPNTIILAVASICVALVLGLFLGVISALYKDHWVDKTILVVSTFGMSLPSFFSAILAAWIFGFLLHHYTGLEMTGSLYELDDFGEVYQLKLKNLILPALVLGIRPLAVVTQLMRNSLLEVFNQDYIRTARAKGLSEFQIITKHAMKNALNPVVTAISGWFASLLAGAVFVEYIFAWNGLGKEIVNALNTLDLPVIMGAVLIIALTFVLINIFVDIIYTYLDPKIKLDS
- the cdaA gene encoding diadenylate cyclase CdaA produces the protein MDIFKDLLNFNILDLIDIALVAFLLYYVYKLIKGTVAINIFFGIVIFYLFYLLVDVLQMRMLSKILGGFMSVGIIALIVVFQPEIRKFLLMIGSTNLSKSGSFMKRFSFVKAQQNTASDAEVIVKSCTKMGSSKTGALIVIERNNNLDFLVETGDDMKITVTQPILESIFFKNSPLHDGAIIISENVIKATRVILPVNNEKNIPSRFGLRHRAAIGITEKTDALALVVSEETGQLSYVNNGEFVIYTDTQDLIEKIKADLS
- a CDS encoding BT_3928 family protein — translated: MKILVPFSRIFVGILFIISGFIKLNDPLGFSYKLQEYFSAEVLNIPFLEPYALIISVLVVVFEVVLGVFLLIGYKPKFTVWSLLLMIVFFTFLTFYSAYFDKVKDCGCFGDALKLTPWESFTKDVVLLAFVLILFFGKSYITPIFKPLPNTILALLSFIASLAFGYHVLMHLPSIDFRAYKIGDNLIKNMSTPVDAPKAVQEFTWVFNVNGEEKTIVTDGSYPNVEGDYVSVETEVIDEGYQPSILDFSIESEDEDLTNAFLNEEKLIMIVSYNLDTAEKEGLQNLKALSENAQAKGYTVIGLSASGEDAISKINETYGLNFEFYLCDEKALKTVVRSNPGVLELNKGTVQQKVHWNDIDNLDL
- a CDS encoding DUF1599 domain-containing protein; the encoded protein is MQNTSKEYDAVVQVCQDLFSKKMKDYGCAWRILRLPSLTDQIFIKAQRIRGLQQNAIQKVEEGAASEFVGIINYCVMALIQIEKGVVEQPDLSFEEAVALYEDKIAVTKQLMLDKNHDYGEAWRDMRVSSLTDLILQKLLRVKQIEDNAGHTLVSEGIDANYQDMINYAIFALIHLNES